One part of the Magallana gigas chromosome 5, xbMagGiga1.1, whole genome shotgun sequence genome encodes these proteins:
- the LOC105324284 gene encoding zinc finger protein 595: protein MVRKTKRKPVRRPQSGNVDNAEIPDNSDGVTEASSADITVKEDQKPKQKSTRKSKKSNKMKKPVESHDTKPDRQDGDHNGPYLCDLCPSILKNIKSFKEHQRSHKEKTHKCKECGKLFRYESVLKEHYLMHTGETPHNCPHCPKKFRTKSNMQRHLITHGVVSKARSLYKSQCEICGKILRLSSNLNAHRRSHQLERPFPCEQCGKQFKTKAHLGIHMANHLEVEPFECEECGKRFRNKSNYRKHLLIHKGDRCFKCNICDWTFVRRDQLKMHLRTHTKLFFQCLICEKQFKTEAYYKMHLSQHTTGNTFQCEICDKFYSSNSNLKMHMKKCHKSASSSLNDNHAVDEKKKETLVTKPKEDGKEQCKENVITILFWKGKDNGGPIRKSVDQDLLEQVAESNDSEMQTVEENTSSNECADIEQKSIEIAAKFCAETSTYHVQENTEDAQMSETTHLASETATGIGHLPENSEDTEIVKLSADSSAASHLSKIPKAAEMVKFVYATSSTVIKNIKDAETVKFSDKISASLPEKARLQTSEAVIPTGTPNINKEEKNAGIEYCYEDKTESAFLVNAHHIKEENDANDMEEESDILVQKGTTENGIDQNSPQGDSIKCIRLFVDGQENSLPSLESVDDQHS, encoded by the coding sequence ATGGTGagaaaaacaaaaaggaaaCCTGTTCGTAGACCACAGTCTGGAAATGTGGACAATGCTGAAATTCCTGACAATTCTGATGGAGTAACTGAGGCATCTTCAGCAGATATCACTGTAAAAGAAGATCAGAAACCAAAACAAAAGTCTACCAGAAAAAGCAAGAAAAGTAACAAGATGAAAAAACCTGTTGAGAGCCATGATACAAAACCAGATCGGCAAGATGGAGACCATAATGGTCCTTATCTTTGTGATCTTTGTccttcaattttaaagaacattaAGTCTTTTAAAGAACATCAGAGGTCTCACAAAGAGAAAACTCATAAATGTAAAGAGTGTGGCAAGCTCTTTAGGTATGAGAGTGTACTTAAAGAGCACTACCTTATGCACACAGGTGAAACCCCCCACAATTGCCCTCACTGCCCAAAGAAGTTCCGAACAAAGAGTAATATGCAAAGACATTTGATTACCCATGGAGTAGTCTCAAAAGCACGTTCATTATATAAAAGTCAGTGTGAAATATGTGGAAAAATTTTGCGCCTGTCATCAAATTTGAACGCACACAGAAGATCACACCAATTGGAAAGACCTTTCCCTTGTGAGCAGTGCGGGAAACAGTTCAAAACAAAAGCACATCTGGGGATTCACATGGCCAACCATCTCGAAGTTGAACCATTTGAATGTGAAGAGTGTGGTAAGAGATTTCGTAACAAGTCAAACTATCGAAAACATCTTCTAATTCACAAAGGAGACAGATGCTTCAAGTGTAACATTTGTGACTGGACTTTTGTTAGAAGGGATCAGTTGAAGATGCATTTACGGACTCATACAAAACTGTTCTTCCAGTGTTTGATATGTGAGAAGCAGTTTAAAACTGAGGCCTATTACAAGATGCATTTGTCTCAGCACACCACAGGGAACACTTTTCAATGTGAGATCTGTGATAAATTTTACAGTAGCAATTCTAACTTGAAAATGCATATGAAAAAATGCCATAAATCTGCATCATCCAGTTTGAATGACAACCATGCCGTCGatgaaaagaagaaagaaacatTAGTGACTAAACCAAAGGAAGATGGTAAAGAGCAATGCAAAGAAAATGTCATCACCATTTTGTTTTGGAAAGGAAAGGATAATGGTGGACCTATTAGAAAATCTGTTGATCAAGACCTTCTTGAGCAAGTAGCAGAAAGTAATGACTCAGAAATGCAAACTGTGGAAGAAAACACAAGTTCAAATGAATGTGCTGATATTGAACAAAAGTCCATAGAAATTGCAGCTAAGTTTTGTGCTGAAACGTCAACCTACCATGTGCAAGAAAATACAGAAGATGCACAGATGAGTGAGACGACCCACCTTGCTTCCGAAACAGCTACTGGTATAGGTCACTTGCCTGAAAATTCAGAGGATACAGAGATTGTAAAACTTTCTGCTGATTCATCTGCTGCCAGCCATTTGTCAAAAATACCAAAGGCTGCTGAAATGGTCAAATTTGTTTATGCAACTTCAAGTActgtgataaaaaatataaaggatgcAGAAACAGTCAAATTTTCTGATAAGATATCTGCAAGTCTGCCAGAAAAAGCAAGATTACAGACTTCTGAAGCAGTAATCCCCACTGGAACACCAAACATTAATAAAGAAGAGAAGAATGCTGGcattgagtactgttatgaagaCAAAACTGAAAGTGCTTTCCTGGTAAATGCACATCAtattaaagaagaaaatgatgcaAATGATATGGAGGAAGAAAGTGATATACTGGTTCAAAAAGGCACCACCGAAAATGGAATTGATCAAAACTCCCCCCAGGGTGATAGCATAAAATGCATTCGGTTATTTGTTGATGGTCAGGAAAATTCTCTACCTAGCTTGGAATCTGTAGATGATCAACATTCCTAG